A single region of the Xylanibacillus composti genome encodes:
- a CDS encoding DNA topoisomerase III: MSKTVVLAEKPSVGRDIARVLKCQQKGNGYFEGEKYIVTWALGHLVTLADPEAYDNKYKSWSLEDLPMLPQPLKLVVIKQTGKQFQTVKSQLLRKDVADIVIATDAGREGELVARWILEKAHVNKPVKRLWISSVTDKAIQEGFQNLKPGKAYEHLYASAAARSAADWYVGINATRALTCKHNAQLSCGRVQTPTLAIIAQREEEIRQFKPRTYYGIRADAGSLKLIWRDQKSNQTQTFDKAAAEQVIRLIQGKDAVVKQIDKHYKKSYAPQLYDLTELQRDANKKFGYSAKETLSIMQSLYEQHKAVTYPRTDSRYLSSDIVSTLQDRLRACGIQMYAKYANAILKAGIKAGKSIVDDAKVTDHHAIIPTEQSPELRSLSLKERHIYDLVVRRFLSALYPPFEYEQTTIQAEIGKELFTARGKTVLSQGWKEVYDQAIEEEETEELADQVLPPIRQGEQLPVASLLLTSGETKPPARFTEAALLTAMENPIPYMSNRDQALIRTIGKTGGLGTVATRADIIDKLFHNFSIELDGKSIRLTAKGRQLLELVPDELKSPELTAAWELKLEQIAKGALPQQEFIREMMDFAGKSVREIKQSKQTFKHDNLTSTRCPDCGKPMLEVKGKRGRMLVCQDRECGHRKNLARTTNARCPQCRKKMELRGEGEGQLFVCLCGYREKLSVFEKRKKDNPKVSKREVSQYLRKQQQDEPINTALADALAKLKLDK, translated from the coding sequence ATGTCAAAAACAGTTGTTTTAGCAGAGAAGCCTTCAGTCGGAAGAGATATTGCCCGGGTTCTCAAGTGCCAGCAAAAAGGCAATGGTTACTTTGAAGGCGAGAAGTATATTGTCACTTGGGCGTTAGGCCATCTGGTCACTCTGGCCGATCCCGAAGCATATGACAACAAGTATAAATCTTGGAGTCTGGAGGACTTGCCGATGCTCCCCCAGCCCTTGAAGCTTGTTGTCATCAAGCAAACCGGAAAGCAGTTCCAAACCGTCAAGTCCCAATTGCTTCGCAAAGATGTGGCGGATATTGTCATCGCCACGGATGCAGGCCGGGAAGGCGAGCTTGTCGCCAGATGGATTCTCGAAAAAGCGCATGTCAACAAACCGGTGAAACGCCTATGGATATCTTCTGTAACGGACAAGGCCATTCAGGAAGGCTTTCAGAATCTGAAGCCGGGTAAAGCATACGAGCATTTATACGCTTCGGCGGCTGCTCGTTCCGCAGCAGATTGGTACGTTGGAATCAATGCGACCCGGGCGTTGACGTGCAAGCATAATGCACAGCTTTCCTGCGGCCGGGTACAGACACCGACATTGGCGATTATTGCTCAGCGTGAAGAGGAGATTCGGCAGTTCAAGCCGCGCACTTATTATGGCATTCGAGCCGATGCGGGCTCCTTGAAGCTGATCTGGCGCGATCAGAAATCGAACCAGACACAGACGTTTGACAAAGCGGCAGCAGAGCAAGTGATTCGCTTGATTCAGGGCAAGGACGCTGTTGTCAAGCAGATCGATAAGCATTATAAGAAAAGCTATGCCCCGCAGCTGTACGACTTAACCGAGCTGCAAAGGGACGCCAACAAAAAGTTCGGCTATTCCGCGAAGGAAACACTCTCCATTATGCAATCGCTCTACGAGCAGCATAAGGCGGTTACGTATCCGCGTACGGATTCCCGTTATCTGTCTTCAGACATCGTCAGCACGTTGCAGGATCGGCTTCGCGCATGCGGCATTCAGATGTATGCCAAATATGCGAACGCGATTTTGAAAGCTGGCATCAAGGCGGGGAAATCCATCGTGGACGATGCCAAAGTAACGGATCATCATGCCATTATCCCAACGGAACAGTCACCGGAACTGCGCTCGCTGTCTTTGAAGGAACGTCATATTTATGATCTTGTCGTGAGACGTTTCCTCTCAGCGCTATACCCGCCCTTTGAATACGAGCAGACGACGATTCAGGCAGAGATCGGCAAGGAGCTGTTCACGGCACGCGGCAAGACCGTTCTTTCTCAAGGCTGGAAAGAGGTGTACGACCAGGCCATAGAAGAGGAGGAAACCGAGGAACTGGCTGATCAGGTGCTGCCGCCGATTCGGCAGGGAGAGCAATTGCCAGTGGCTTCTTTACTGCTGACAAGCGGTGAGACAAAGCCGCCTGCTCGATTCACCGAGGCTGCCTTGCTGACTGCAATGGAAAACCCGATTCCGTATATGTCGAACCGCGATCAGGCTTTGATTCGCACAATTGGCAAAACAGGCGGTCTGGGCACAGTCGCTACAAGGGCCGATATTATAGACAAGCTGTTCCACAATTTCTCGATCGAACTGGATGGCAAGAGCATACGTCTGACGGCTAAGGGCAGACAGTTGCTGGAGCTGGTCCCGGACGAATTGAAATCGCCGGAACTGACGGCAGCTTGGGAATTGAAGCTTGAGCAAATTGCGAAGGGCGCGCTGCCTCAGCAGGAATTTATCCGGGAAATGATGGACTTCGCGGGGAAATCCGTTCGAGAGATCAAGCAGAGCAAGCAAACGTTCAAGCATGACAACTTGACCTCAACCCGCTGTCCCGATTGCGGCAAGCCGATGCTGGAAGTGAAGGGCAAGCGCGGCCGGATGCTGGTCTGCCAGGACCGCGAGTGCGGCCATCGTAAAAACTTGGCGAGAACGACGAATGCCCGTTGTCCGCAGTGCCGCAAGAAGATGGAGCTTCGGGGAGAAGGTGAAGGGCAGCTCTTTGTTTGTCTATGTGGGTACAGAGAGAAGCTGTCTGTGTTTGAGAAGCGGAAAAAAGACAATCCGAAGGTTTCCAAGCGAGAGGTGTCTCAATATTTGCGCAAACAGCAGCAAGACGAGCCTATCAATACAGCCTTGGCGGATGCTTTGGCTAAGCTGAAGCTTGACAAGTAA
- a CDS encoding LLM class flavin-dependent oxidoreductase, which yields MRLGVLDQSQIAEGRTAIDALNETTKLAQVTEQLGFSRFWVSEHHASESLAHSSPEVLLAHLGAHTTSIRLGSGGVMLPHYSAYKVAENFKLLEALQPGRIDLGLGRAPGGMPIATRALQENKYVNIEQYPQQVLDILHYLHNTLPEEHRFAGLHTSPSIPSAPDVWLLGSSDESAKLAARLGLPFAFAQFFGVTGGQSAMRYYREHYQPSALYPKPQAMAAVLAICADTEEEANRLAWSTDLFFLRLEKGLELSYFPSVQTAEDYPYTEYDLMRIQQTRQRRIIGTPEQVKEALLAIQEAFQTDELLIVSPIHDFQARLHSYKRIAEACQLTQTKESPKQ from the coding sequence ATGAGATTGGGCGTATTGGATCAGTCCCAAATTGCCGAAGGACGTACGGCGATAGACGCGCTTAACGAAACAACAAAGCTTGCCCAAGTAACCGAGCAGCTAGGATTTTCCCGCTTTTGGGTGTCCGAGCATCATGCCTCCGAATCATTGGCGCACTCCAGTCCGGAAGTACTGCTTGCTCATCTTGGCGCTCATACAACTTCTATCCGACTTGGCTCGGGCGGAGTGATGCTCCCTCATTACAGCGCCTATAAAGTCGCCGAAAACTTCAAGCTGCTCGAAGCGCTTCAGCCGGGGAGAATCGACTTGGGGCTAGGAAGGGCGCCTGGGGGCATGCCTATAGCCACCAGAGCGCTGCAGGAAAACAAGTACGTCAATATCGAACAATATCCGCAACAAGTCCTGGATATTCTTCACTATTTGCACAATACCCTACCAGAGGAGCATCGATTTGCCGGTCTGCATACCTCGCCCTCCATTCCGAGCGCACCCGATGTATGGCTGCTCGGCTCCAGCGATGAAAGCGCCAAGCTGGCAGCCCGCTTGGGACTGCCATTCGCGTTTGCGCAATTTTTCGGAGTGACGGGCGGCCAGAGCGCCATGCGGTATTACCGCGAACATTACCAGCCCTCTGCCCTGTACCCGAAACCCCAGGCCATGGCAGCGGTTTTGGCCATCTGTGCAGACACGGAGGAAGAAGCCAATCGGCTCGCATGGAGTACGGATTTATTTTTCCTTCGTTTGGAGAAAGGACTGGAATTATCATATTTCCCATCCGTACAAACTGCGGAGGATTACCCGTATACGGAATACGATCTTATGCGAATTCAGCAAACAAGACAACGGCGCATCATCGGGACGCCGGAGCAAGTCAAGGAAGCGCTGCTTGCCATTCAGGAAGCGTTCCAAACCGATGAACTGCTCATCGTGTCGCCCATTCATGACTTTCAAGCCCGTCTCCACTCATACAAGAGGATAGCGGAAGCCTGCCAATTGACACAAACGAAGGAGAGCCCGAAGCAATAA